TATTCTAAAACAACCCTTCATGTTTGGGCACAAGTTGACTCTTCCCACCCGTGTACAGAGATGATTGAATTCTCAAGTCCCGTCAATTGCTTTGCCATGTTTTGTAACTTTGTAAGAGAAAATGTATGTGTTGATTACTACTATGTTTTTGGTTAGTTGTTGAACCTGGCAATGTGTGTGTATTACTTGACACTGTACATTCGATGCTTCATGGTGTTCCAATACAACCCCATCTAGCTAAGCTTGTTGGTAGTATTGGACAAAAACAATAGATATTTCAACTTTGACAAATTAGGATATGTCTGTTTCAAGCGTGTTGTGCTTATGTTTAATTTACTCTTGTGCGTGAGGTTTTCTCATTGTCCCTAGCTCTGTACATTGTTCCTAGGAGTTGTTCCTGTTGTTTAGTAAAGCTTTATAATGATGCACTGGGTTTAGAACCACAACCACAATCTCTTCCTATTTTTTATCATCTTCTTGTTTAGAACCACAACCTACGATATCTTTCTATTTTTTATCATCTTCTTGTTTAGTACCACAACAGATAAGCATCACTTGAGACTTCTTCTCTAAACAAGTAAGCATCATGGGCAGTGGGTATGAGGACATTGGAAAAATGATATTTGGGGTGGTGATTTCACCAATGCTGCTTGGTTAGATGATATATCTCCTGATAATGCAATGTGTTTTCAATTTTGTGAGTTTGACCTTTTATAGAAAGCTTTTCAATTGCAGGTCTATCTCTTATGGATGGATGGTCACATGGGAGTAATCAGTTGACTAGCTATGAAGATTGCTGAGATTGACAAAAACGCAAAAATGATCCAGTCGATGGAACTATTATAAAACTCCTGAAGGAGGTAACCCTTTACAAAAGGGTGCAAATGTTACTGTCTCCTGCTATATTTGACAGTAAAAAACCAGTCAACAAGTAGTCAACTATTCTTGATTGAAAGTCTGCAAGTAGTCAAGTGGTCTTACGGAAGGCCATTCTAGAAGATCTTTGCTTGTTGTAGCTATATAGTTTACCTCGATTTTTTGCCAGTAGCTAGCACCGTATTTTAATCTTTgtggctttggcaaggatttttttgtCCGCTCTTTTTCTTGTACGAAATTAACTCCTTTGACTCTGATGCGATTAAGCTTTGTTATAATAATATGTTGAGAGCAGGCTAGCATTGCTTTTATGCAGTTGGGCATAAATTGCAAACAACAAACAGAAAGGGACGCCTTTCACCTGACACCGCCCCAACTAAAACTTAGGCGGACAACCGAATGTGTGGAAACCTGACACGGCCCCAACTAAAACTTAGGCGGACAGCCGAATATGCGGAAACAAGATAAGAGCGCACAGGCACACCTCAGGAGGCGCCACCAGGTGGCGCCCCAGCCTTAGTTATGTATAAGGGTGTGTATGGAGGAGCGTTGTATCTATCGAAAGATGTAGATGTGAGTGCACACAAAGAATTAGACAAGTCCATAACCTCGATggtggaggtaatactctactcaTGTGTATGTGGTGTTCTTGCTCTTGCATGTAAAGTACACAAGGATGTTCAACCCTCAGCCCAATGTCCCTCGCCGGTCTATATAGAGTGCGGCAAGAGGGGTATCATGATGTGTCAGTATTAATGATGTAGTTAAGGTTCATGAACGATCCACTGTTTCCTAGCTATAACTTAGTTATAACGACCGCAGTTAACTAGATATAACGTCACCGGAAAACGACTACACTTAATGCTTACTCGAGATTGTGGGCTAAGGCTGCATTACTTGGCTGACTGTTGGCCTGTTGGTAAAACGACTGGAAATCCTTGCCCGGTTAGAGGAAAAGACGCCTGACTGGAAGATGACCCACTTACTAGGCCACATCATGGACTGTAACCTTCGTGGGCTTGGTCCTTTAGCTGGTCCTTATGTCGTTGTGGGCCTCCCAGGTGGGCATTCCCTCCTTAGAAGCCCTGAGTTTCCCATGGTCTTGCTGCAGAAATTGAATGTGCCTCAGATAGAAAGGTGCTGAGTGCTGACTGACCGATGCTCGAGGTGCCATTTTGGTGGGCCATTTGATTGTTCTTATGCTTGAGAAATATAACTTGATACGCATTTGAGACACGCAGACTGATTGCTTATACTGTGTAAATTCATAACTATTACTTCGACAATATTTATCTTGTTCTATTTGGCGACTCTAGTTACAACTTTATCTTGGGGTATTTCCGTTAGAAGATTTATCCATGCGTTGTAAAGGTTATATATTTTTTGTGCTATAATGTGCTAGTTGTAGACTTGTGGTAGCTCTTAGGCAGTCACCAtagttttttttttattttgtatACTACACGTGACATGAATTCCTAAGGTCCAAATATGCAGGGATTGGGATTTGGGAATTTTGGGGGTTTGATGGGATTGGGTGGAGGGAAGGGGATCACCAAAGCCCTCCAACCCCTCAAACCTCATATGTGGGAAAAAGACCAATACCAAACAAGGCCTTAGGTGACGGATTTTTATTTGGATGTGTAAAGGCCTTATTTCTGTGGGTGCATGCAATCTGCACTGGTGGTTGAGTCTGCATCCCCTCACCGTCCTTCGAGCTTGAAACATGCTCGGACCAAAGCGTGTGATCCTTCATCGCCGGATGCCCTTGGCTAGGATTTTGTGGGTGGCACGGAAGGTAGGGTTTCGAAGGCTGGAGGTCTCTTTTCAGACTAGGTTTTCATGGCGGCAACTTCAAGCTCCGTGTTAGCGTAGCAGCACTATCTGGAAGCAATGACGAAGGAATTAGGCCACACTGAGGATGATCGAGACGACTCGTAATTTTGAGGAGGCAAAGTAGAAGGCTGAACAATGTATCGGTTGGCTATAGCTCGAGTTCATACGGATAGAGATATGCCAAGATCTGGTTGTACAAGACAAGGTTTTAAATTTCGAACATCACCAAAATATGCGAAAATTTGAAAATCATTTCATATTCTGAGTTTCCAATATTCAATAAATTTTAATGCTTTTAACCAAATTTAAATTTTAGCTTGAATTGGGTTCGGAATTTCAGGGTTACAAGTATTTTGGACCCCAACAAAATATGCAAAAATTTATTGAAAATTAGATTTATGGTACACGAATGAGATGGGCCTGGGCACCAAATTCGTGTCCGATAGGAATTAGGAGGAAGGGAGAGTAAAACATGCCGACGATTTGTAGCCTAGAACCAAACCACCCGCGACAGCGAATAGAAAATTGAGAGGGTTAAACCCTCACAGTAACACGCCCCCGCCCCTTAATCCATTCCCTCTACAAAAAAACCCTACATCCCTATCGCTCCCCTTCCACCCTCCActtcgccgccgcctcctcttcACCACCAACCTTGCTTGTCGcgcgcctccgcgccgccgccgccatggcgacCTCACTCTCATCCCACTCCCAGCTGCGCGCATGCCCCTCCCACGCCCACCGCGCCACCGTGCTCTCCCgctccctcctccccttcccgcgCCGTCACCACGGCTCCTCCCGCCGCGGCCTCTCCGCCCGCTCCGCCTCCTCCAACGGCGCCGCGCAGGACACCGCCGTCACCGTACGCCACTTCGCCGCGGAGCCTACCAAGGGCGGCAAGCTCGCCGGCGTCAAGAAGATCATGATTCTCGGCGCGGGGCCTATCGTCATCGGCCAGGCGTGCGAGTTCGACTACTCCGGCACACAGGCTTGCAAGGCGCTCGTCGAGGAGGGATACGAGGTGGTGCTCGTCAACTCCAACCCGGCCACCATCATGACCGACCCCGACCTCGCCCACCGCACTTACATCGGGCCCATGACCCCGCCGCTCGTCGAGGGCATCATCGCCAATGAGCGCCCCGATGCGCTCCTCCCCACCATGGGCGGACAGACGGCGCTCAACCTCGCCGTCTCTCTCGCTGAATCCGGCGCGCTCGATCGCCTCGGTGTGCGCCTCATCGGCGCTTCCCTCCCTGCTATCCGCGCTGCGGAGGACCGCCAGCTCTTCAAGCAGGCCATGGACCGCATCGGACTCAAGACGCCCCCCTCTGGCATCGGCACCACGCTTGAGGAGTGCCTCGCAATCGCCAAGGACATTGGCGAGTTCCCCCTGATTGTCCGGCCTGCTTTCACACTTGGTGGCACTGGGGGAGGCATCGCGTATAACAGGGCCGAGTTTGAGGACATTTGCCGGTCTGGTCTGGCGGCTTCACACACGCAGCAGGTGCTTGTGGAGAAATCCCTGCTCGGGTGGAAGGAGTATGAGCTGGAGGTGATGCGTGACATGGCGGACAATGTGGTCATCATCTGCTCCATTGAGAACATCGACCCCATGGGCGTGCATACAGGTGATTCGATCACGGTAGCGCCTGCTCAGACGCTCACTGACAAGGAGTACCAGAGACTCAGGGACCATTCGGTGGCCATCATCCGGGAGATTGGTGTGGAATGCGGTGGCTCCAATGTGCAGTTCGCGGTTAACCCTGCGGATGGGGAGGTCATGGTGATTGAGATGAACCCCAGGGTGTCAAGGTCATCAGCTCTTGCATCAAAGGCGACTGGGTTCCCGATAGCCAAGATGGCAGCAAAACTCTCAGTAGGTTATACGTTGGACCAGATTCCAAATGATATCACAAAGAAGACGCCTGCTAGCTTTGAGCCCTCCATTGACTATGTTGTCACAAAGGTAGCCATTTTGAATCTCTTTGCAACCTCCTTGGGGCAAATAGTATTTGGTTCATTGTAGAAATTTTGCATCCATCCAACATTAACTTTGTGTTGTGTAGATGGTGTTTGCTGCAACTTCCAACTGTAGTACCGATAGCTTACTCTTTATGTGCTCTGCATGCCATAGAACTTTTCAACTGCTAATGATTGGTTTGGCCAGTATACTCAAGATATTTTAACAGGATGAGTAAAATTTCTTATTCCTTGCTTAAGGGAATTGTCATATGTGCATCGGCATCTCCCTGTCAGAAGTTCAATGGTGCTTCTTTATTCGACTAAAGATAAAGTAGTACTGTTTAGTTATCCTCTCTTGCACGGTTTACTTCATGTTGCTTCACTAATCATTCTTATCTTCTTGGCTACATTAGTCAATTCAgaatccaaacatcacaatcagatGAGTTCCTATTTTGTTCTTTATATTGGAGCTCTGCATCTTTGACTAATCTAATTGCTGTGTTCCTACTTCTAATTGCTAGCCCACCAAATATTAATCTGTAAAACATAACCTGATATCAAGGAGACTGTCATGTTTGTAAATTTCTTTCTATCTCATAGCTTTTCTTAGATATTATCTCATGTTGTTCTTACTGCAAATAATTTAACATCCGCATGTTGGAATATACTCGAGAAGCAGCAAACAATGATCTTGCTACTTATATTGATTTGCTCATTTGCATGCTCTTTATGTTTTTCATCATTCGGAGGTTGTACTTGTACTGTTAGTTCAGCTCAGCTAATGTATTGTATTTGCTTTGCAGATACCGCGATTTGCGTTTGAGAAATTCCCTGGTTCTGAACCAATATTAACCACACAGATGAAGTCTGTTGGTGAGTCAATGGCATTAGGGCGGACCTTCCAGGAATCTTTCCAGAAAGCTGTTCGTTCATTGGAGACTGGCTTTGCAGGGTGGGGTTGTGCGCCCATCAAGgaacttgactgggactgggaaaaGATAAAATATAGCTTACGTGTACCTAATCCAGATCGTATCCATGCTGTTTATGCTGCTTTCAAGAAAGGCATGAGGGTTGAAGACATTCATGAAATTAGTTTTATTGATAAATGGTTCCTTACAGAGCTCAAGGAGCTAGTTGATGTTGAGCAGTTCCTTATTTCAAACAACTTAGACCAGCTCTCAAAAGATGACTTCTATCAAGTGAAGAGGAGGGGTTTTAGTGACAAGCAGATTGCATTTGCGACATCTTCGTCAGAAAGTGATGTGAGAGCGAGGCGTTCTGCATTAGGAGTCACTCCAACATACAAGCGTGTTGATACCTGTGCCGCTGAGTTTGAAGCCAACACCCCGTATATGTACTCTTCATATGAGTATGAATGCGAGTCAGCTCCAACTAATCGGAAGAAAGTCTTAATATTGGGTGGTGGACCCAATAGGATAGGGCAGGGTATTGAGTTTGATTACTGCTGTTGCCATGCCTCATTTGCGCTCCGAGAGGTTTGTTTTTACTTCATTTGATTCCACCTTACTTTTTATGGCCAGTGTTTCATCACGAGTTGAATAGGCAATTACATTCTGGTATAGGCCTCCTTTTTTAAATATAAAATTGTAGTGCTGACGTAATAAATTTCTTTGTCAGGCCGGATATGAGACTATAATGATGAACTCCAATCCGGAGACTGTCTCAACTGACTATGATACCAGCGACCGGCTGTACTTTGAACCATTGACAGTTGAGGATGTAACAAATGTCATTGATTTGGAGCGCCCAGATGGTATAATTGTGCAGTACGGAGGGCAAACTCCTCTAAAGCTCGCCCTTCCGATACAACGCCATCTAGAGGAGAAGAAGCTGCGGTCTGCTTCAGGCACAGGATTTGTGAAGATATGGGGAACGTCACCCGATTCTATTGATGCCGCAGAGGACAGAAAAAGATTTAACGCAATTCTTGAAGAGCTTGGGATTGAGCAACCTAAAGGAGGGATAGCAAGAAGTGAGTCTGATGCGTTGTCAATTGCTTCAGAAGTAGGCTACCCTGTTGTTGTCCGGCCCTCATATGTTCTTGGTGGACGAGCAATGGAGATTGTGTACAATGATGAAAAATTGATAAAGTACCTTGCGACTGCAGTGCAAGTAGATCCAGAACGACCTGTCCTGGTGGATAAATATCTGAATGATGCAATTGAAATTGATATTGATGCATTGGCAGACTCAGTTGGGAATGTTGTGATCGGTGGAATTAtggagcatattgagcaggctggTATACATTCTGGTGATTCTGCATGTTCCCTTCCCACTAGAACGGTCTCAACCAAGTGCTTAGATATTATTCGGTCATGGACCACAAAGCTTGCGAAGCGTCTCAATGTCTGTGGGCTCATGAACTGCCAGTACGCTATCACTCCTACTGGTGAGGTGTACCTTCTTGAGGCAAATCCGCGAGCTTCACGCACAGTCCCTTTTGTCTCAAAAGCAATTGGCCACCCGTTGGCTAAATATGCATCTCTGATCATGTCTGGAGTGACCTTGCCAGAGCTTGGGTTTACGAAAGAAGTGATTCCTAAGCATGTTTCTGTCaaggaggctgttcttccatttGAGAAATTCCAAGGCTGTGACATTCTTCTTGGACCAGAGATGCGCAGCACTGGAGAGGTTATGGGCATTGACTATGAGTTTTCTGGCGCGTTTGCAAAGGCCCAGATTGCCGCTGGACAGATACTCCCTGTAAGTGGCACTGTGTTTGTTAGCCTAAACGACTTGACGAAACGCCACCTTGCTGAAATTGGGCGTGGGTTCCGTGAACTTGGGTTCAACATCATTGCAACATCTGGAACAGCCAAAGTACTTCAGCTTGAGGGCATTACAGTGGAGCCAGTTCTGAAGATACACGAGGGGCGACCAAATGCCAGAGATATGCTCAAGAATGGTCAGATACAGGTGATGGTGATAACAAGCTCTGGCGATGACCTTGACTCGAGAGATGGCCTCCAGCTGCGTAGGCTAGCTCTGGCCTACAAGGTGCCCATAATCACAACTGTGGATGGTGCACGGGCCACCATGGACGCCATCAAGAGTATGAAGAACAAGTCAATTGAGATTCTTGCATTGCAAGACTATTTCCAGCCTGCTGATGCACCACAGAAGCTGCCCGCCGCACAAGTTGCCCCTTAGGGTCATATACCCTCATCATGCTCGCCCTTTTCCCATCTAATGTCTTTATTCTAATATGAACTAGAATCCTGCGCCATGAAGGATTTTGTTAGTCACACCTACTGCATGCGCAAAGGCAAGTGTCGAGATCACATTTGGTTGCTGAGTGTTGGGAGTCAAAAATTGATATTGGGGATTTGTATTTTTACCGTGTAAGAGTAGGGTCGGCATCTATCTATCTATAGAATAAGGCCCCCAGTTGCAATCTGATGGTGGTATCATCTCCATACTGGAGCATGTACTTGTATCCCCGTGGCGCAAATTTGTGCAACCTATCTATATTGTACTGTATTTGTCCCCAAACATTGTGATGATAATTTTTATCTCCCATGCTCCTGGTTACCCATGGTTTTTATCAGGTTCTCTTGCAGTTTGTTTGCATCTCCACATAAAAATCCTGCTGCGCTTGAATTTTGGAGGAGAATTTAATCGTCTCAATGTTTGTTAGTTATGTTTTGTGTCGGCAAATGATCATTCTGTTTGGGTTTTTTTTTTGAAGCTAGGCAATCTCTCTTTCGTAGACACGTTGAGATGGTTGATGTGATGTGAGGACGGGGGACAGATAATTCCAGGATAGTTGTCAAACAAGCGAGCTAACCAAAGGGTGTAGGTGCAGTGAGCAGAAGTCTTTGCCGACGGGAGCGGCTCGTGTGAGCTAGTAGCTGCGGATTCACATGCGCGTTGTAAAACGATTCAATGGTCAAACACACACACAATCGGAGATACATATTTGCCTTCGAAAATTAGAAGAAACATGTTTATGGATGTCTCGCTATCGACTGGCATGTCGACTACTGCTAGACATTTTCGCCTCGGTAAGACATGCTGGTACTGGAAGTAGCCAAGCTCGTGTTTCCTACGCCATCCGTTTCACAATACATGCCTTTCATTTATCAAAATATAAATATATTTAAACCTGTTTTAgtatatagatacatccattttttaaATAAATGAAAGTCAAATATTTTGAAACGGAGAAAGTACTTCAAAGGATGGATAAGGTCTGGGAGCAATTCCGCCATCCCAATCTACAGGAATAGACTTGGAATGAGGGCACCGCGCAGCTGGAATTTGACTTTCACACATGTCATGTCATGCTCCAGTCAAAAGTTCAAAATAGCAGTCAAGCCAGCTCGTCCTCTTGCCACTGTGCTGTTCCGTTCAACGTACGCAAAGCGCCAAGCCAAACGAGGAATGCCAAAGAAACTCGCAGGGCGCTTCTTTTCTCCTCCCGCGACGTTTCCAACTTGTGCGCTTGAATTGACGTGCCTCTTTTCATTCAGGACATTGAATTTTCCTGTTCTTTGCTTTTCCTTCTGAAAAGATCTTGATGCACTTTCATCTTTATGGGTATCAAATTTATACACTTGCAGTTTTTTCTTCTTCTGAACTTGCTGTTTTTTATTTATGAACTTGTAGTTGGGTGTACTTCATTACGTTCTTCGGAAACTGCTATTCTTTTCTACCGCGTATCTAGATGAGAAGTAATTATTGCAATTGAAGATGAtgttaggctggtcgtaatggtagtatcatagctagtatcatgcatgtcaactaggcaattttgataagATGTCATAGCATTAAATAAAGAAAAAGAGgatggagtatcatatcatgataccgtatcataataaatgctatactactttgtatcatgcatgacaataaataaagtactacatgatattaatatatgatactatgcattagagaggtagtatcatatactagtatcatatgatactagtatatgatactccccattacaaccagcctcatCCATCATTTGCGGCCTGTTCCCTGTCTTCCCAGCCTTTTTTATCACCGTCGTGATAGTTGTTGTCGGCTTGACGATTTGTCACATAAATGGGCCGGGCGTTGTTTTAGGCATGTCCATTATCTACAAAGTATCACTGCCTGGGCTTTTCCTTTTTCTTCATACGCACAAAATATTACACCAGTCAAACTTCAGTCGATCTAGCATGTTTTCGCAGTGCACACACAAGCATGTGCCTTGCTTGTCAAAATAAAAAAAACCTCGAGGGAACAACATTCCCTCGATGGAGGGGGGGTCGTCTTATATTGTTGTTTCTCATGCGATAGGAGAAACGAagacaaacaaaaataaaaataaaataaaatgcaaagTCAGTTAAAATCGCGTTGTACTCCTGATAAGGACATTCCTATCACTATTATCCTCATAGCCCATGTACTTATGATGAGGACATTCCTACCACTATTATCCTTATAGCCCCTGTACTCCTGATAAGGACATTCCTACCAGTGTTATTGTAACACacatgatgcgactatatctcccacgtgtccaagcatgacttagaggcataaccgcatgatggtttagtcgcaagagaggtaatcttcacacaatctcatgtactgaataagaaaggaataaaaagttgcattacaatcgccacttcacacaattaacaagtaaacatacatcatccagagtac
The Triticum dicoccoides isolate Atlit2015 ecotype Zavitan chromosome 3A, WEW_v2.0, whole genome shotgun sequence genome window above contains:
- the LOC119268225 gene encoding carbamoyl-phosphate synthase large chain, chloroplastic-like — encoded protein: MATSLSSHSQLRACPSHAHRATVLSRSLLPFPRRHHGSSRRGLSARSASSNGAAQDTAVTVRHFAAEPTKGGKLAGVKKIMILGAGPIVIGQACEFDYSGTQACKALVEEGYEVVLVNSNPATIMTDPDLAHRTYIGPMTPPLVEGIIANERPDALLPTMGGQTALNLAVSLAESGALDRLGVRLIGASLPAIRAAEDRQLFKQAMDRIGLKTPPSGIGTTLEECLAIAKDIGEFPLIVRPAFTLGGTGGGIAYNRAEFEDICRSGLAASHTQQVLVEKSLLGWKEYELEVMRDMADNVVIICSIENIDPMGVHTGDSITVAPAQTLTDKEYQRLRDHSVAIIREIGVECGGSNVQFAVNPADGEVMVIEMNPRVSRSSALASKATGFPIAKMAAKLSVGYTLDQIPNDITKKTPASFEPSIDYVVTKIPRFAFEKFPGSEPILTTQMKSVGESMALGRTFQESFQKAVRSLETGFAGWGCAPIKELDWDWEKIKYSLRVPNPDRIHAVYAAFKKGMRVEDIHEISFIDKWFLTELKELVDVEQFLISNNLDQLSKDDFYQVKRRGFSDKQIAFATSSSESDVRARRSALGVTPTYKRVDTCAAEFEANTPYMYSSYEYECESAPTNRKKVLILGGGPNRIGQGIEFDYCCCHASFALREAGYETIMMNSNPETVSTDYDTSDRLYFEPLTVEDVTNVIDLERPDGIIVQYGGQTPLKLALPIQRHLEEKKLRSASGTGFVKIWGTSPDSIDAAEDRKRFNAILEELGIEQPKGGIARSESDALSIASEVGYPVVVRPSYVLGGRAMEIVYNDEKLIKYLATAVQVDPERPVLVDKYLNDAIEIDIDALADSVGNVVIGGIMEHIEQAGIHSGDSACSLPTRTVSTKCLDIIRSWTTKLAKRLNVCGLMNCQYAITPTGEVYLLEANPRASRTVPFVSKAIGHPLAKYASLIMSGVTLPELGFTKEVIPKHVSVKEAVLPFEKFQGCDILLGPEMRSTGEVMGIDYEFSGAFAKAQIAAGQILPVSGTVFVSLNDLTKRHLAEIGRGFRELGFNIIATSGTAKVLQLEGITVEPVLKIHEGRPNARDMLKNGQIQVMVITSSGDDLDSRDGLQLRRLALAYKVPIITTVDGARATMDAIKSMKNKSIEILALQDYFQPADAPQKLPAAQVAP